The Anas acuta chromosome 14, bAnaAcu1.1, whole genome shotgun sequence DNA window CAgaggttttgctgctgctgaacgTGTGTGttttcctaatgaaaaaaatgagtcCCGGGGAAGCTGGCTGGGCAAGGGCTGGGAGCACATCTCTCAGCCCACCGGGAGGACCGAgccttttttatgttttaaagctTTCCACGGCAGCTGCCAGGAAGCAGCTTTTACAGCTGCAAGTAACGGGCTCTCTCtcctaaggaaagaaaataattgtggcttttttctcctcccagtcACTGCCAGCATCTTAGCTAACTCTTATCTATTCTCAGCCACCTCTCACCTCCCCAAACACAACCAGAAGTGCTCAAATTACTGCCAGCTCTCATTAGGTTCATGAGCAAGGCGAGGCCAAGCAATAAGACCTCCAGACAGTTGGATGCTGAGTTCTGATGAATCCTTTGGGTAGGAAGATTTCAACAACTGTATGACTGTTCTTGCTGGCAGGCTACTGCAGTCTCTGCACTGGCACCCAAGCGAAGCCGGTTCACGCTTCGTTACTGGCTGCTATAACAAAATCCAGGTGAGCATATGACTGAAAGAATTACCatctgcatcaaaaaaaaaaaaaaatcacctccttGCCTTTAATTATTAAACTACTCTACACTTAAGCACTGCAGGTCAACTTGGGTTGACaatttttctggggaaaaaaaagcagctgggcTTCAGAAAACCCTGTTATCattattctttctcttctgacatttctgtaaaatgtgGCTTTGTGGCAGGAGCCAAGCTGAGATTTTGCACTGATGCAGGAATTCAGAGCTCAGCTGTGGGAGCTCTCACTCCCCAGCCAGGGTTTAGAGCTCTTTTCTATGAAAGGATAGAGAGACCTTGCCATGAGAGAGACCCCAGCTGtctctgccccacagcagcaccatgccctGCCTCAGAAACTGGTCAGGGGTGTGAAGAAAGCACACACAGTTCTTTCCTCCTGCTTGGTTAGTGCCCCACACTACCTTGATAGCTCTTACCTGAAACAGTTgtcaaaacaaatcttttttaaatgttatcagTGTAAAGAAAAAGTATATAGTTTATttagtgagatttttttcccatccaatCACACTCCTTTCAAGtccagttttctttaaaaattaaaataaatactttacaTTTAGAGACCTTATCAGTCTAACAAGGACTAAAGCAAGGGTTTTTCCATATATGTGTAAAATTGGAGAAGCATTAGCCAAAAAGTGTTCTAATATTAAGGACATTTCTACTGCACAACAGAGCAGAGGAATGCTAAGCCTTCAGTACTGCAGAAATTTGCAAGACCCGCTAAAACCAACACTCAGTCACCTCTGGTTTGCTGTTCTGGACTTAAGCTGCATTTAATCTGTGTTTCTGCTCTTGTGATTCCATCAGAGGCTGCTCCCTCAGAATGGTTAAGCTCAAAAGATAGGAATTGTAAAAAGGAACAGAATAGGGAACtttcacagcacaaaaaaaagatAGATTATGTGAAGCAGCTTCTGAGACAAATTAGGACTCCTGCTAACAGAACCAAATTGCTTCTTCTCCCCCTGCTTTCATATATCTTCCAAAAAGGAGCATTACATTATAGTGTTTTtgcaaagaaatggaaaagagtgGTATCTGAATCTGAACAGTCTGTGGCTGACATGtcaaattgcattaaaaaaaaaaaaaaaaaagagagagaatccTCCCACTCCATTCTTGCATTGGATTGCCCAAGGAAGAATCAATCCTTTTTAGCCAGTTCTCATTTATTGCTATAAAGCAAAGTACCCACATTCTTAGGGCCAGATCAGCATTTTTCCAGCTCATGCTGAAGCAAGCATTCTGCAAGAGGATGAGTAACAGCACCCTAGTGAGAGTCCCAGTCCCACATCCCTGAGTCATTAGCAGACACCTTTTGGAAGCTGGGGCTTCTCTTCAGCAACAACAGCTCCATAAGGCATCCTCTCCATTCTATTCTTTCCAGCCTGGAAATTGCAAGGGTGATAATCATAAACATTAGCCTTTTCTTGCATCTCCAATCCAAAGTTCACTTCAACGCAGAGCTTTCAGGAGCCTAATTATGTCTGACTTAAAAATCACACCATGACTTTAGCTAACTCTTTAACtagccagctgctgctcttttctCCAGCATTGTCTCCACAGTCCAGAGAGCTTCTCCAAAGAGCTTGTTAACACATACAGCACAGGGATTTCAGTGAAAAGATACAGTCTATGAAAACAGGGAAGCAGTCTGCATTGTAAAGTCTGTCACGTTGTCCACCAGCCTGGACTATGCTAATCACATTTCTCAACGAGCTCTAAGAGCTGTCATTGCCAGACTGCACTTAATCACTGTTCTTGCAGTAGCAGTGATCAGTtaatctttttccctttaatatCAGCCATTACATCATTCTCCAGCATGGAAAATACGAAGTGGGAAGGTCGAAAGTTCTTAATTAGAAGGATTTTTATTGCTGTGATAGTTCCGTTCTAGCCTCAACAAGAGAGATCTGCAGTACAGGCAGCAAGAGCTGGAAGGCATCTTGGATATATGAAGCACTGTTTGAAGcctatgaaaataattttaaaaagaaaaaaaaaaaagcatgaataaTTATACTACCAATCAGCTTTACTAACCATAAATTCATTTCAAACAGCATTGATTAACATACGTACACGTAAGAAACAGAAACCTATTGCTTGTTGGGTCTTTAAGGTTTCATTCCAGAAATCAATTCAGTATTACTTTTGAGGGGCTTTATGCTACTCAGCATAAAAGCACCTGCCTTAAAAGCAGCCATACAAGATCAGGTGCAATCCAAATGTAGGATACTACTTTGTATAATAGATGAGaagcatttatttcaaagcaaagtaAATGTTATGGTGTGTTCTTCCTTCCTGCCACAGCAACAGAAACACCCGTTTCCTGCCACACCTCAGGAGTTTACAAGCACTGAGAACCAACTGAACAGCCGGGAAGTGCTGGGACTCTCGCACGCTAATTTATGAGCTTGTCTGAGGTTTGACTTCAGGCATTTAAATTCCCACTAAAATGCTAGAAATCAGACTGATGAACATCTAGTATGTGTCTTCTGACCCAACATAACTGTCAGCTGAGACCATATAAGGCTCACTGTTCACTAACATTCATGTCTTGTGAAGATCTATGGGCATTTATTAACATTTCTAAGTTAGTAGAGCGGTAAAACGAATCTTAGACCATGGGCTAGAGAACTTTGCATGCTAATTTTCCAAGTATTAGCTTAAAGTTTTAACTTTAACATAACTGACCTCCAAAAACACTCCAGTGATCAAGGGATTAAGCacatctgctttctctttgaCCTGCAGAGATCAGACATATATTATCCTGATTGAAAATTTGATCACATTTCTTCAAGCAAGATAAAGCCAAACCCTCAGTAAGGTTAAAAACACCACTGCTTGCTTGGAAGCCAAGTCCCAAGCTGCAGAGGAACTGCCCTGCAGTGTGCAGATAACAACAAAGTAACCCACATAGGCACAATGCAAGACCTACATGAAGACACACATTATATCTCCACATGAACTGTGGACTGATGGAAGATTTAGAGATAAAGACATTATCTTCAGTAACACTTGAGTGTTTTGTAACATCtacaaacttattttcttctgtctcattAGTACTGTCAGAACCAACCCCCATCATCGTTCCGTGCCAGGCTGAATGCCTCAGGAAGCATTCAAAAGCTCAGATTATGTTCAGCTGCCACAGACTGGAAAACATGGGTCTAAGAGATCAGTTCACAGGGCAAAAAACTGCATGCATAAATGAGCAAGCACAAGAAGCACTTTCTGGCTAAGATCCCAAGGCTGCAATCAACTAATCACATCTCATCCCAAAGAACTATGATGCAAGACTTACCCCTGCAACTGTTAAGCATGTAGTGAACTCTTTAGAGAAAGTTGACAGTTCTTTACACAGCACAATCGTCAGTCTGTGCAAGAAAAGTGGAAAAGCTATGTAGTAAATACAATCTATGAAGAATAACTTTCTTTTAGCATTCCTGTAATACACAAATACCATCTTTACATGTATATAAAGCTAATTTAAACCAAAATTGATATACAGCATCTAAACAGTTCATGAAGATCCAGAAGTTATATGAAAAAAACTGAGGAATGGAAAGGTGAAAATAGGCAATTAAAGCTGAAGATCTGAACCCACATTCAGAAGATTGACCCCGCCATTCAAAAAGGAACTGTACGAACTAGCTTTATCACAGACGAATAACGTTTTCTGAATTAGAAAGTATTGCATATTTCATATACTTGCCAAGTACATtctgataaaatgaaaaagcccTTCCTGTTATGCATTACTGGTATTACTAGTATACTAAATGACCAGCAAAGAGGTaatcaaaaatcatttttatataaCTGTTTCGTCATATTTTAAATGGGTATTTACTAACTCGCACAAGCTTGGAGCAAATATTCTTCTTGGCTATATAAGTTTTTAAGTAgggtttcttctttcttgtcaAGAAATGTCTTTGAACTAGATAAAGCCAGATAAATTATGCTGGGAGATAGCCACCTGTAACAACAGTGATCACCTATGAAGAATTCAAGAGCCCCACATCCCTTGGAATTGTAAAGAAGCATCAGACAGTTTAATCGGTAAGCAAGTTATTGCATGCCACATGCTTACAAAAATATGAACTTACTGTGAAAGCGACTTGGCTCTGTCTGTGGCAGTCACCTCTTCTTTCTGACCATGAAGGAACAAAGCTGCAGTTTTGTGAAACATTTCAATGGAGTATGCTGTCAGTTCCGCCAGGCTTCTAATGGCAAACGCATGGATATCCTGCAAGAGTTAAAAAGATCCCCTATACCATACAAGAAGTAGcagcttttattatttagaaCGTTGTGTCATTTACTTGTTATATCTGCCCTTTTGGACCCCAGAATTTGCACAGAAATAGAAACCCGTAAGTTCCAGTCATCACAACTGTAACTTGACAGACAGATAAACACTCTGTGGTCAGATATTGTCTTCTTCCATTGCTCAGTTACCTCCACTGATTTTTTAGCATCATGGTCACCATCTCCAGCTTCTACTTCTTGGTTGTCTtcactctctttttcttcttttggaagACTACTGTTGAATTGCGCTATCCATTCATGAGCAGATGTCCTCACCTGTATGAAGATGAGCCATAGTTATTTATGGAGCAGAATGAATCCCCCCTTCcccacaacaaaacacagagtgCTGAATCTCTAGGGGAAGCAAACAGCTACATGAAAAGAGTAAGGACAAATTATCCTAGTGCCTCCAGGACCTGTAGAGAGTTGGCTGCACTCACCTAGTTGAAGGCAGTCATTTCTCTACACCAGGGCCATGActaacagttttaaaaacatgtctGCAGAATGCTGCTGCCACTTGGTGGATCTGAAGGGTagtgaaaggaaggaaaggaaggattCTTCCTCATACCAGCTTCTGAACATGGTAAAAACAGTTGCTTTGTACCAAGAGGAAGGCTGCAATTCATGACTGTAGGTTGATTTCACTGTGTTGGCTGATGGCTTACTGCTCAGTTATCTTTGCCACCAGATATTACTGCCCAGTGACAGGGCAAAGACACACTGGTGCCTACTGCTTCAGAGCCAGAGGCATTGCAGAGCATGGTTTTGCTTCATAAAGTCAAAGATAAAGGCCTATTTCTTTCACTACCAGTGTCAAAGGATCTAAAACACTGCTTGTATTCAtgtctttcatattttcatCAGCAAAGCAGGATGGAGAAGCAGTTCCTGAAAGAAATCTCTCCAGCTTTTAGAGAATGGGAAATAACTCACCGTGATCAGTTTGTCCGGCTTTGTGGAGATATGCAATTCTGAAAACAGCTCTGTTACTTCCTTCGTGAACTCCTCATCTCCTAAAGAAAAGGCTAATGAATCCCCAGAAAGGACAGATACAGTGGAAAAAGCAGGACTTCAATGCACAGTTAGTTCTGCACACATCTATCAACTGTTTCCTATATTTCTCCTTGAATCATTGATTCAGGAAAGGACGCATCACATCTGGTCTTTTTAATACAACTTACAAGTTAAGTTCTGAAAAGGCAGAGCCACCATTGCCAAAAGATTACCTTTTGCCTTCTCAATCTTGGTTCTTTAGCTAAGGtaattccatttatttatttatttattttttacaggcAAACAGTCTGCAATCCATCAAATAAACACGGCATTTTACAATGCACTAACTTGTGCATCACCTTGGAGAGTATGAAATATTGCTTAAAGCCCATGGTTCTCCTATTATACATGGCAGGGCAGATGTTAACAGTGGGAGGGATGCTGTGAGATCCATCATGGAAATATAAAAGATGCATTAAATGTTAAATGCTAGCAAGCACAGGTGTAAGCCCTCCCTGATGAGCCATCGAAGTAAAAGCAATGCaagacatttacatttaaatctGTGTAATCCTCAAGAATCAGATGGCTCCTCTGTATGGAGACACCTCTAAGTCTTTTGGTCTTTGCTGctaattctcatttaaaaaaaaaaaaaaatctctcccaCAGGTTAGACAACTCTATTCAAAGTCCTTCCCTTATGAACAGGGAAACCCAGCATCTCTTTGCATTTGCATCTTGGCTCAAGGTCAGTTGTAGGAAATGCCCAGGAACCAAGCAGATCTAATCCTGCTCTGGCAAGAAATCAAACGGTTTCTGCAACAGAATTAATGCATAGAAGCTTTCCAAAGATGAAGAGCATTGCTACCTGTCATGCTCCTGGCCACAGGCAGTTTTAGGATTAAGCATCCAGCTAAAGAATAACTTAACTGTGGCATCATGCCCAATGCTAGTGCTCTCAGGACTGGCTGGTTCTGCTCTgagaatttcatttaaaaccaGCTTCTCCTCCCAGAACCCAAGGCTCTtacccttcttttcttcctcttcttcttcaaaGAATTCAGCTAAAGAAAACGCTTCTTTGAGTTGCTCCATTTCCTCCTTTAGCGTGTCCAACTCTTCGCCAGAGAGGGCACTTAGAACCAATTTCACCTAATTAGGGGCAGCACAGCCAAAGAGAGAATCTTAAGtccagcaaagaaaagaaacagggtGGAAGATACAGCACTCACACTGTGTGTAAAATCATTACAGAGCAATACTAGGAAAATACCGGGGAAAAGACCTATTCTGCAAAGACCTGTTAGGTACCAATGGATTCTTACGGAGTTAttcaaataatttcctttataaAAAACTAAATGACTTCTGAAATACGTTGAcctgcccccctccctgctccaagACAGAAGACGATCTCAGCTTTGCCTGCAGTACTCTCTTCCAGACCACAGAGCAAACAAGCTGATGTGAGGAAAGAGTAACTTGTGATAAGCTGTTGAAGAAATACAGGAAGTGAGGCTAGTTAGGTAAAGAGGATCATTCTAGGAGCTGAGGGTAGGACAGGATGCTCCCAAAGTAAACACTAGATCATAACGCAGGGGTCAAAATGACTTTGTGCAATTAATCATTTTGTAGCAAGTTCCAAGTTCTGACTACTTGATTTTGCATGTGTGTACAGACATTTCCGATCTTTTTTCTCACCCAGCTGAACtcaaaaatagaaggaaaattgCTCAAGGCCATTACCTTTGATTCACTCTCTTTGGAAAGCATCTCTAAGGCCTCCAGATGCGAAAGACCTTGAAACTCGTCAAACAGTAATCCATAATGGGCTTTCTTCTCCGTAGCCATGGTAACCTCAGTAGctgtctgctgctcttccttctcctttgccTCTCGTAagacctgaaaaagaaaaacaaagaactcAGATCAACACAAGAACATATGGAataggggaagagaaggcttaTGGGTTTAACAGTAAGAAATATCTGCTTAATGACAGGaccacaacagaaggaagaacaaGAATCAACAAGGAGTTGATATGAAACAGCCATACCTGAGATAACGTAGAGTTTCTGTTCATTAGGCCCTTTGTCTTTTTGAATCCAGGGTCTCCCTCAGCTATCACATCCATTGTCTTTTTCCCGATGAATTCCAAGGCATCTAGACCTCCACTAATCACGCTTTTCCCCTAGGAAGCAGATTTGGATAGAGTCAGTGCATAAGAGTCACAGAAGACCGAACAGCTTATACTGGGGGCTTTATACAGGCTGTGTTATGCTAGGCACTCACATACAAGCCAAACTGGTCCTTATCACTCTAGAATTCAAAACTAATCACCAAAATCACAGCAGAAAGGCATGGAAAGAGCCACAATACACTATCACCCAACAGTTTAATATAGCACTCAGACAGCTGCAGCAATCTGatgggaaacatttttatttcatgaaggAGCTGGTTCTCAGCACATTTAAGTATTTAGTTTTTAATTGCTCCAATCAGAAAACACTAGACCTGTGGGCTGTGTTGGTTGCTAAATTCTTGTTCAAGCCCTAAAAGCAGAAGCAAGCTTTCCATCTGCAGCTCTTTCAGATTCATGGGCAAATTGACAAGACAGCAGATCACAAAAGCACAGTTTCTAAGGGTAATGGGTTCTTTGAAGTGTATTTCTCATGGTCACAGGAGCAAGCTGATTTCCAAGCAATTGAGGCCAGTTTCACAGACGTTTTTGAACACGAGAATGGATTTCATCTCTAGACAGTTCTGTGAAAATCAGTGAAAGTATTCCAGAAATTAGTCTGACCTTCCATTTGGCCACATACTCTAAAGGAAGAGAGCATGGTAACAGAGTGTAGAGGTGACATGCATGGTAATGCACACACCACACAGTCCAATGTTGGGCATCTCTGTTATGCATC harbors:
- the FAM114A2 gene encoding protein FAM114A2, coding for MSEKDNSENLEEETSYEDENEQKPKERGRVESSKEKEQEPVPMTRKRPEPKPPSQSAATEKSTADTPKVSDSPAAQTGWGYWGSWGKSLLSTASATVATVGQGISNVIEKAETTLGIPSPSEISSETRDATRGGENSDDNSADEVADGSSFPIAGALGVLSTISTAVQSTGKSVISGGLDALEFIGKKTMDVIAEGDPGFKKTKGLMNRNSTLSQVLREAKEKEEQQTATEVTMATEKKAHYGLLFDEFQGLSHLEALEMLSKESESKVKLVLSALSGEELDTLKEEMEQLKEAFSLAEFFEEEEEEKKGDEEFTKEVTELFSELHISTKPDKLITVRTSAHEWIAQFNSSLPKEEKESEDNQEVEAGDGDHDAKKSVEDIHAFAIRSLAELTAYSIEMFHKTAALFLHGQKEEVTATDRAKSLSQLTIVLCKELSTFSKEFTTCLTVAGVKEKADVLNPLITGVFLEASNSASYIQDAFQLLLPVLQISLVEARTELSQQ